A stretch of DNA from Methanolinea mesophila:
CGGGTACGTCAACCAGAACGATCTAGGGGGATTCTATGAAAGGGCGAACGTTGTAGTTTTTCCCTCAATGTGCCTTGAGATCTGTGGCCTCGTTAACCTAGAAGCTCTTGCATATGCCAGACCACTAATAGTGAGTGATCAATGTGGCGTTGAAGGTCTTTTCATAGATGAGTTGACGGTAAACCCTTCCGATGTCCGTTTATTGTCAGGAAATATTCTTTCTGTGTTGAAGGACCGGGACCGTTTTCAGGAAATGAGCAAAAATTCGTACGATTTATACAATCGCCGATACAGTCCTGAAATCCACTATGAAAGGTTATACAGAGAATATTCCGAACTACAGGCAAAAAGGCGATCTGCGTAGAATAAATTCTTTTCCTTCATCCGTGCTTATCCTTCGTTTTCGTTTCATATTTTTCCCAGTCTCATCCTTCTTATTTTTGAAGGAAGTTATAGAATAGCAGATTATAGAGAACAACTTTGAATATAGAGTTCATTCAAAATTAATCTGAAGTCTTCATGACCATCCTCCTCACGTGCCGCCGCTGCAAAGGGACCGGGGAGATCCCGAACGATCAGTACCGGATCTGCCAGGCCCTTGAATCCCACGAGACCCGGCGATATTTCCATATAAAAACCGAGGATACCATCGCGGAAGACGAGCTCCCGGAATCTGACGGCTGCAATGAAATCTCCAAGACCGTGGAATGCCCTGTCTGCAACGGTACGGGCCAGATCGAATTCGATGAAGAGGAATGGGAATTGCGGATAATATCGGACGAGGAAGAAGACGTAGCCTGATCCGCGAAATTCGGTAATTCTGTTGTAACTTTTCAGGGGTCCGGCGTTTTCGTATTGTTCACCGTTTTTTTGAGCGCGTAGTGATGTTGGGATAAATTTTTAAAAAAACCTAAAAAATTCATAAGAAGAATTTTCACCCCGGATGGCCCACCTCAGGGTGATCTGACAATTATGATTCCGTGGATTGTGATCGGGTCCGTCGCGGCGCTCCTGACGATGTTCGGGTTTGTGCCCCAGATCCTGAAGATGTACAGGACGAAGCTGGTCCACGATGTCAGTGTCCTCACGCTGTTCCAGTTCTCTGCAGGGGTTTTTCTCTGGGCAATCTATGGCTACGCGATCCAGGACCCGGTCGTCGTCGGGGCGAACATCGTCAGTTTCGCAACCCTCGTCGTGGCGCTGATCCTGTATTACCATTATAGGAGAAGAACACCCTGACCCGATTACCAAGAAGGAAGGTCTTCCACGAGTGAGACCCTGCTGAGACTATACGTTCCATCCCAATCCATTGGTCGAACACCCCGTGCGTTATCCTTCGGCCGGCTATGACTGTCGAATACTGCGATATTTTCAATGATTTTACTCATTTCCGAAGATTTACCTAACAAAATTCCTGCGCACTCCTGCCTGCACCCCCGGGATGCCTTTGCTGCCAGGGTGATCTTTTTACCGGCATATCGCGTAGTAATATCAGGTTTTATAAAAGGGAGCAAGGGTATCACACAGGTGGTAGCCCTCCCGGGAGGAGAATTCATGCAGCAGGTATACGTGATCGGGCACCGTCACCCGGATACGGACAGCATCGGAAGTGTGCTCGGGTATGCCGAGTTCCTGAACAGGGAGGAGCCCGGCAAATACGTTCCGGCATATTCCGGGGAACTTAACGCAGAGACGAGGTTCGCCCTTGCCACGTTCGGGCTCGAGCCGCCTCTCCCGATCGAGAGTGTTGAGCCTGCCGTTTCCGATATCCCCTTCTTTTACACGAAGAGCGCTCCGGCAGATATGCCCACCATCGACGTAGCCGGGATGATGGACGAGTTCGAGGTGCGAAACATCCCCATCACCGATTCCCGGGGCGCACTGGTGGGGCTGGTGAGCGAGCACGGACTGGCCAAGGCCTACGTGACCCCTGATACACGAGGGGAGCAGCTCACGATCGGCCCCATCCCCCTCGCCACCCTAGCCAGGATCCTGAGCGGTGAGGTGCTCACCCAGGCAAAAGAGGAACTGCGGGGAAGAGTCACCATCGTCATCGACGCGCTGCACGTGTCCCTTTCCCGCCTTACCCACGAAGATGTAGCTATTGTGGGAGATAACGAGCCCGCACAGCTGGCGCTCATCTCAGCCGGGATTGCAGCGCTGATCGTGGCGGAAGGCGCCCCCGTAGGGAACCGCGCGCTCGCCGCGGCAAAGGATCGGGGCGTTTCCATCATCGGGACCCCGCTCGACGGTTTCTCTGTCGGAAGAATGGTCCATCTCTCGCTTCCCGCGGGAAAAGTGGTTGCCACCGACGTTCCCACAATCCGGCTCGAAGAACCGCTCTCGTACGCCAAGAAGCTGGTCACCGATTCAAAATACCGAACTGCGTGCGTAGTGGACCGCGACGGAAAACTGCTCGGCATGATCTCCCGGAACACCTTCCTCGAGGAGATACAAAAGCAGGTGATACTCCTCGACCACAACGAGTATGCCCAGTCGGTCGAGGGAATAGAGTACGCGGAGATCCTGGAGGTCATTGACCATCACAGGCTCGGGGCGATCTCTACCCTCAAACCGGTCAGGTTCCTGAACGAACCCGTAGGCTCCACCTCTACGATCATCGCTTCCAAGTTCATGGAGTCTTCCGTCGACCCCCGGGATCCCACGGCGGGGATGCTACTGGCCGGGATCCTCTCCGACACGCTCGTACTCCGGATGTCTACCACCACCCAGAAAGACGAGAAGGTGGTGTCTTATCTCTCGGGAATCACCGGACTCGACCCGGTGAAGTTCGGGACAGACCTCATCCGGAAAGGGATGGACCTCGAGAATAAACCTCTGGACGAGCTGCTCACCCAGGATATCAAACGATACCTCCTCTTTGGAAGGGATATCATCATCGCCCAGGTGATGGCCGCTTCCGGAAGTTATGCGGCCGCGCATGGAGGCGAGATCAGGAAACACCTGGAGCAGCTCAGGAAAGGGCACGGGGTCGATCTCTATATGGCGCTTTTCACCGATATTATTGGGAATTCGAGTGATCTTTTCGTTGCCGGCGACCACACGCTCCTCGCCGAGCTCGGTTATGAGGCGCAGCCGGTCCGGCTCGGGGGAGTAATGTCGCGAAAGAAAGATTTCGTGCCGGTTTTCGGGCAAAAACTAAAAAATATCTGAATATTTTTTTCAGATTTCGCGGATCCAACTCTTCATCAGAAAAGTTGATTCGTAAAATTTTTCAAAAAATTCCTTTTTCCTTTTGGTTACAGTATGTAATTGAATAACAATACCCTATGAGAAACTACAGGATGGTT
This window harbors:
- a CDS encoding putative manganese-dependent inorganic diphosphatase — its product is MQQVYVIGHRHPDTDSIGSVLGYAEFLNREEPGKYVPAYSGELNAETRFALATFGLEPPLPIESVEPAVSDIPFFYTKSAPADMPTIDVAGMMDEFEVRNIPITDSRGALVGLVSEHGLAKAYVTPDTRGEQLTIGPIPLATLARILSGEVLTQAKEELRGRVTIVIDALHVSLSRLTHEDVAIVGDNEPAQLALISAGIAALIVAEGAPVGNRALAAAKDRGVSIIGTPLDGFSVGRMVHLSLPAGKVVATDVPTIRLEEPLSYAKKLVTDSKYRTACVVDRDGKLLGMISRNTFLEEIQKQVILLDHNEYAQSVEGIEYAEILEVIDHHRLGAISTLKPVRFLNEPVGSTSTIIASKFMESSVDPRDPTAGMLLAGILSDTLVLRMSTTTQKDEKVVSYLSGITGLDPVKFGTDLIRKGMDLENKPLDELLTQDIKRYLLFGRDIIIAQVMAASGSYAAAHGGEIRKHLEQLRKGHGVDLYMALFTDIIGNSSDLFVAGDHTLLAELGYEAQPVRLGGVMSRKKDFVPVFGQKLKNI
- a CDS encoding SemiSWEET family sugar transporter codes for the protein MIPWIVIGSVAALLTMFGFVPQILKMYRTKLVHDVSVLTLFQFSAGVFLWAIYGYAIQDPVVVGANIVSFATLVVALILYYHYRRRTP